Proteins from one Fusobacterium periodonticum 1_1_41FAA genomic window:
- a CDS encoding protein kinase domain-containing protein, which translates to MNNNKTPTISESKDNVNDTDISQNENLKRAVTLVDDTGDDSLKKLSQDKDISRQSTTLLDNSSTDESIFDNSLYISDNKLLELKIKKEDRLDIESGESILFKNKVSNNEKKEVEVLIKVFKNIDIESDAKKLENRKKILELVYEKRKEVEENNLARVISYGKVIANSKEYFAEVYRYYSGGDLLDKTPLKYEEIKTNIIPSLLKALRYLHSHNIVHRDIKPENIYMDEKRKIYLGDFGIARYIGDELIDYDKEKYGTPGYTAPELLLLNTGRVLKESDYYSLGQTLYTLYTGELMYKSIINNKKLFHNDMFRDKYYGFSKFKEHKLLEALIKGLLKYSVSERFKDEDIKKFLEGNESLKRKVNMEDNNSFDSSLNIYGEKLWSKSEVYDFLIKNKDKIDKILNEEVLSEFFERNKMPTDRNTIQEIEENYLKGRNSFEKKYQIFKLYRFFKEENIFIWDNEEIKTYKDITTIPAQDLKKLLEKGVIKEFFTNLKCEPDFIKKLDEIKKYPEDRIACILNIYFDTNNNGKKADEYTYQGKNLNSLITEYIETKDKNNLLIPLLSLLYIYGYPNIDENNLLPILEENAKENSVKIKIREEYLKSKIILTNENISISDRYKSLEDMIQDIKNHKYEATGKESKEILANICSCEIFPNRMNINEIRKSINNFEYEYQRFQAKFEDNPYAVMNKTYTEDSIITRYCNKYLRTEKLSEKLDEYRKEFKQEVSQKKSSFGELKPDNANNERIPLLFLVSVISFVLAYAFSRTDLYIKYITVDNSVIKLLLPQFRYLFYSIAIYFLVKAMIFLILTSTLNHKAIEKKYNNLYDENFGKNFDNTLDYIYNSITSKEDVKFEQDYSETNEKLDKLKEKYDDVIVRYEKLRKIQLFLPVISMMLILFFVFKNLNIFNNEYFLFKLYGYFLSVAIIYVLATERKLKTLYYSKNIFLALSIISIVGLYLYQYSTFYTLDFNLGLLENLKLHKVGLIGVSLLVLLNLNLQGIIKTNKSYFFYILLIPGIIVPLTFLTLNLNLKWYYFYFLLALPGAIGIVSYRDHKRIIGYLMYKIPFALLGYSLITMTRTPMFKLTGFFNAFVMLFMGDIFVGIVLVIVLGIIVTIL; encoded by the coding sequence ATGAATAATAATAAAACTCCAACAATCTCTGAAAGTAAAGATAATGTAAATGATACAGATATTTCACAAAATGAGAATCTAAAAAGAGCAGTAACACTTGTTGACGATACAGGTGATGATAGTTTAAAAAAACTTTCTCAAGACAAAGATATTTCAAGACAATCTACTACTCTTTTAGACAATTCAAGTACTGATGAGAGCATATTCGATAATTCACTTTATATTTCTGATAATAAACTTCTTGAATTAAAAATAAAAAAAGAAGATAGATTAGATATAGAGAGTGGAGAATCAATACTTTTTAAGAATAAAGTTTCTAATAACGAGAAAAAAGAAGTGGAAGTTCTAATAAAAGTTTTTAAAAATATAGATATAGAATCTGATGCTAAAAAATTAGAAAATAGAAAGAAAATTCTTGAGTTAGTTTACGAGAAAAGAAAAGAAGTAGAAGAAAATAATTTAGCAAGGGTTATATCATACGGAAAAGTTATTGCAAACTCAAAAGAATACTTTGCTGAAGTTTACAGATATTATTCAGGTGGAGATTTACTAGATAAAACACCTTTAAAATATGAAGAAATTAAAACAAATATAATTCCTTCTTTGCTTAAGGCATTAAGATATCTACATAGTCATAACATAGTTCATAGAGATATAAAACCTGAAAATATTTATATGGATGAAAAAAGAAAAATATATTTAGGGGATTTTGGAATAGCTCGTTACATAGGGGATGAACTTATAGATTATGATAAAGAAAAATATGGAACTCCGGGCTATACTGCACCTGAATTATTACTTCTTAATACTGGGAGAGTTTTAAAAGAGTCTGATTATTATTCACTAGGACAAACATTATATACTTTATACACTGGAGAATTAATGTATAAGTCTATCATCAATAATAAGAAATTATTTCATAATGATATGTTTCGAGATAAATATTATGGTTTCTCAAAGTTTAAAGAACATAAATTACTTGAAGCTTTAATAAAAGGTTTGTTAAAATACTCTGTATCTGAAAGATTTAAAGATGAAGATATTAAAAAGTTCTTAGAAGGAAATGAGAGTTTAAAAAGAAAAGTAAATATGGAAGATAACAATAGCTTTGATTCTTCTCTAAATATATATGGGGAAAAACTTTGGTCAAAGAGTGAAGTATATGATTTTTTAATTAAAAATAAAGATAAAATAGATAAAATATTAAATGAAGAAGTTCTTTCAGAATTTTTTGAAAGAAATAAAATGCCTACTGACCGTAATACAATTCAAGAAATAGAAGAAAATTATCTAAAAGGAAGAAATAGTTTTGAAAAAAAATATCAAATCTTTAAACTATATAGATTTTTTAAAGAAGAAAATATATTTATATGGGATAATGAAGAGATTAAAACTTATAAAGATATAACAACTATTCCAGCTCAAGACTTAAAAAAACTTTTAGAGAAAGGTGTTATAAAAGAATTTTTTACAAATCTTAAGTGTGAGCCTGATTTTATTAAGAAACTTGATGAAATAAAAAAATATCCTGAAGATAGGATAGCTTGCATACTAAATATTTATTTTGATACTAATAATAATGGAAAAAAAGCAGATGAGTATACATACCAAGGAAAAAATTTAAATTCTTTAATCACAGAATATATTGAAACTAAGGATAAAAATAATCTTTTAATCCCATTACTATCATTATTGTATATTTATGGATATCCTAATATTGATGAAAACAATTTACTTCCTATACTTGAAGAAAATGCTAAAGAAAATAGTGTCAAAATAAAAATAAGAGAAGAATATTTAAAAAGTAAAATTATTCTTACTAATGAAAATATTTCTATTAGTGATAGATATAAGTCTTTAGAAGATATGATACAGGACATTAAAAATCATAAATATGAAGCAACTGGAAAGGAATCAAAAGAAATATTAGCTAATATTTGTAGTTGTGAAATTTTTCCTAATAGAATGAATATAAATGAAATAAGAAAAAGTATCAATAACTTTGAATATGAATATCAAAGATTTCAAGCAAAGTTTGAAGATAATCCCTATGCTGTTATGAACAAAACTTATACTGAAGATTCAATCATAACAAGATATTGCAATAAATATTTAAGAACTGAAAAACTATCTGAAAAACTAGATGAATACAGAAAAGAATTTAAACAAGAAGTCTCTCAAAAAAAATCATCATTCGGTGAATTAAAACCAGATAATGCAAATAATGAAAGAATACCACTATTATTTTTAGTCTCAGTAATTTCTTTTGTTTTGGCCTATGCCTTTAGTAGAACAGATTTATATATAAAATATATCACTGTTGACAATTCAGTAATAAAATTGTTATTACCACAGTTTAGATATTTATTTTATTCAATAGCAATATATTTTTTAGTAAAAGCAATGATTTTCTTAATTTTAACTTCAACCTTAAATCATAAGGCTATTGAAAAAAAATATAATAATCTTTATGATGAAAACTTTGGAAAAAATTTTGACAATACTTTAGATTATATATATAATTCTATAACTTCTAAAGAAGATGTAAAGTTTGAACAAGATTATTCTGAAACTAATGAGAAATTAGATAAATTAAAAGAAAAATATGATGATGTTATTGTTCGCTATGAAAAACTAAGAAAAATACAACTTTTTCTTCCAGTGATATCTATGATGTTAATTTTATTCTTTGTATTTAAAAATCTTAATATTTTTAATAATGAATATTTCCTATTTAAATTATATGGTTATTTCTTATCAGTTGCAATAATATATGTACTTGCAACAGAGAGAAAGCTAAAAACTTTATATTATTCAAAAAATATATTTTTAGCTTTATCTATAATTTCAATAGTCGGACTTTATCTTTATCAATATTCAACTTTTTATACACTAGACTTTAATTTAGGTCTGTTGGAAAACTTAAAGCTTCATAAAGTAGGTTTAATTGGAGTCTCTCTTTTAGTGCTACTAAATCTCAATTTACAAGGTATTATCAAAACAAATAAATCATATTTTTTTTATATCTTATTAATTCCAGGAATTATAGTTCCACTTACTTTTTTAACTTTAAACTTAAATTTAAAGTGGTATTATTTTTATTTTTTATTAGCATTACCAGGAGCTATTGGAATAGTTTCTTATAGAGATCATAAACGTATTATTGGCTATCTTATGTATAAAATTCCATTTGCATTATTGGGTTATTCCCTTATAACAATGACTAGAACACCTATGTTTAAATTAACTGGATTTTTCAATGCCTTTGTGATGCTCTTCATGGGGGATATTTTTGTAGGAATTGTTTTAGTTATTGTACTTGGCATAATTGTAACTATTCTTTAA
- a CDS encoding PP2C family protein-serine/threonine phosphatase: MFKYCSINDIGVSYKVNDDKIMINDVIIEEGTYRGETKDYISAILCDGVSGEFEGNRAALETLQNLKSIVKENLIKEEVIEKIKETNTLIRKIQNDENKKNALKTTLVGIYSNNDIFIYYNLGDSRAYRYRNTYFQRLTKDDSKVQNMIDAGLLTEEEAITYPERNIISNCIGYSDECKINIHSSIGLIPNDIIFLCSDGVTDVIDDDTLKSIFDKKNSIEETLKEIHSLSIKNGSKDNISLILIKKENEVNE; this comes from the coding sequence ATGTTCAAGTATTGCTCTATAAATGATATTGGAGTCTCATATAAAGTAAATGATGATAAAATTATGATTAATGATGTTATTATAGAAGAAGGGACTTATAGAGGAGAAACAAAGGATTATATAAGTGCTATATTATGTGATGGTGTAAGTGGAGAATTTGAAGGTAATAGAGCAGCACTAGAAACTCTTCAAAATTTAAAAAGTATTGTAAAAGAGAATTTAATAAAAGAAGAAGTTATAGAAAAAATAAAGGAAACAAATACTTTAATTAGAAAAATTCAAAATGATGAGAATAAAAAAAATGCTTTAAAAACTACATTAGTTGGAATTTATTCAAATAATGATATTTTTATTTATTATAATCTTGGAGATAGTAGAGCTTACAGATATAGAAATACTTATTTTCAAAGATTGACAAAAGATGATTCAAAAGTTCAAAATATGATAGATGCAGGACTTTTAACTGAAGAAGAAGCAATTACTTATCCCGAAAGAAATATTATTAGTAATTGTATTGGTTATTCAGATGAATGTAAGATTAATATTCACTCAAGTATAGGATTAATTCCTAATGACATCATCTTTTTATGTTCAGATGGAGTGACAGATGTTATTGATGATGATACATTAAAATCAATTTTTGATAAAAAAAATTCAATAGAAGAAACTCTAAAAGAAATACATTCTCTTAGTATAAAAAATGGAAGTAAGGATAATATAAGCTTAATTTTAATAAAAAAGGAGAATGAAGTAAATGAATAA
- a CDS encoding AAA family ATPase has translation MTDKKPKWQKEIESFKGIKSTFIIEGNINDIYPYYDEKDQLNYYNLDSLLIKLFKIEELIVEAVTKLEYNFVFCNPVLGFYNKKSSVPEILKDFDEANNIFKNDGRESYKVDDIEKLSVIIKEALTTKKEKPITIVMNFAARYISSPTSLDSCENNMFINLFEASMNAKAIKGYSNTLILVVEKFNDLPSWFYYNNPNVRTITIPNPDKNIRLDFIEMNYKEELESNLKIKGKFIDNTEGLKNIELKELKNLYERHKKKDENYSLLDALTMYKYGIKENMWESIDDEAVNNLENSLKDRVKGQDKAIKKVSSVIKRAVTGMSGLQHSSTGNKPKGILFFAGPTGTGKTELTKALAEVLFGDENNCIRFDMSEYSESHSDQKLFGAPPGYVGYEAGGQLTNAIKERPFSILLFDEIEKAHPSIMDKFLQILEDGRMTDGQGNTVYFSEALIIFTSNLGITKKIIDSSGNERREMLVSIDESYEDMENKVINGIKAHFKPEVVNRIGNNIVVFDFIRDEVSQLIVKSQIKKINENIEKIKKIKILISPEILEYYYKLAKEKNILEMGGRGIGNMIEDKYINELSDYIFNSRNENGNIIAYIENEKINFKREE, from the coding sequence ATGACTGATAAAAAACCAAAATGGCAAAAAGAAATTGAGAGTTTTAAAGGAATAAAATCTACTTTTATAATTGAGGGAAATATAAATGATATATATCCTTATTATGATGAGAAAGATCAACTTAATTATTATAACTTAGATTCTCTTTTGATAAAATTATTTAAAATTGAAGAACTTATTGTAGAAGCAGTTACAAAATTGGAATATAATTTTGTATTTTGTAATCCCGTTTTAGGTTTTTACAATAAGAAAAGTAGTGTACCTGAGATTTTAAAAGATTTTGATGAGGCTAATAATATTTTTAAAAATGATGGAAGAGAAAGCTATAAAGTAGATGATATTGAAAAACTTTCAGTTATTATAAAAGAGGCATTGACAACTAAAAAAGAAAAACCTATAACTATAGTTATGAACTTTGCTGCAAGATATATATCTTCTCCAACCTCATTAGATTCGTGCGAAAATAATATGTTTATAAATTTATTTGAAGCTTCAATGAATGCAAAAGCAATTAAAGGATATAGCAATACATTGATACTAGTAGTAGAAAAATTTAATGATCTTCCTTCTTGGTTCTATTATAATAATCCTAATGTTAGAACAATAACAATTCCTAATCCTGATAAAAATATAAGACTTGATTTCATAGAAATGAATTATAAAGAAGAATTAGAAAGTAATTTAAAAATAAAAGGAAAATTTATTGATAATACAGAAGGTTTAAAAAATATTGAACTTAAAGAATTAAAAAATCTTTATGAAAGACATAAAAAGAAAGATGAAAATTATTCTCTATTAGATGCTTTGACAATGTATAAATATGGGATAAAAGAAAATATGTGGGAAAGTATAGATGATGAGGCTGTAAACAATCTTGAGAATAGTCTAAAAGATAGAGTAAAAGGGCAGGATAAAGCTATTAAAAAAGTAAGTTCAGTTATAAAAAGAGCTGTTACAGGAATGTCAGGATTACAACATTCATCAACTGGAAATAAACCTAAAGGGATTTTATTTTTTGCAGGACCCACAGGAACAGGAAAAACAGAACTTACTAAAGCATTAGCTGAAGTACTTTTTGGAGATGAGAATAACTGTATAAGATTTGATATGAGTGAATATTCTGAGTCGCATTCAGATCAAAAATTATTTGGTGCACCTCCTGGATATGTAGGATACGAAGCTGGTGGACAGCTAACAAATGCAATTAAAGAAAGACCTTTTTCTATATTACTTTTTGATGAAATAGAAAAAGCCCATCCTTCTATAATGGATAAATTCCTTCAAATACTTGAAGATGGAAGAATGACTGATGGTCAAGGAAATACTGTCTATTTTTCTGAAGCATTGATAATATTTACTTCAAATTTAGGAATAACCAAAAAAATAATTGATTCTTCTGGAAATGAAAGAAGAGAAATGTTAGTAAGTATAGATGAAAGCTATGAAGATATGGAAAATAAAGTTATAAATGGAATAAAAGCTCATTTTAAACCAGAAGTAGTTAATAGAATAGGAAATAACATAGTTGTATTTGATTTTATAAGAGATGAGGTATCTCAATTAATTGTAAAATCACAAATAAAAAAGATAAATGAAAATATTGAGAAAATAAAAAAAATAAAAATACTTATAAGTCCAGAAATATTAGAGTATTATTATAAGTTAGCTAAGGAAAAAAATATACTTGAAATGGGTGGTAGAGGAATAGGAAATATGATTGAAGATAAGTATATAAATGAATTATCTGATTACATATTTAATTCAAGAAATGAAAATGGAAATATAATTGCTTATATTGAAAATGAAAAAATAAATTTTAAAAGAGAGGAGTAA
- a CDS encoding 4Fe-4S single cluster domain-containing protein — translation MYIDRILYPIYTLGPGSRVVIWTKGCSKRCKNCSNPELWNINKSKNRDVKSLFQIILNISKENHIDGITFTGGDPLEQFNELIEFVGLLKNITNDILVYTGDYFKDLGKDIQKEIKKNIPVLIDGPYIDELNFKDVKLRGSKNQNIIYFNKKLRHTYKQYMSKDRMIQNVIMRRKLISVGIHNK, via the coding sequence ATGTATATAGATAGAATACTTTACCCCATCTATACTTTAGGACCAGGAAGCAGAGTAGTTATCTGGACTAAAGGTTGTTCAAAGAGATGTAAAAACTGCTCTAATCCTGAGTTATGGAATATAAATAAGTCTAAGAATAGAGATGTAAAATCTTTATTTCAAATTATATTAAATATAAGTAAAGAAAATCATATAGATGGAATAACTTTTACTGGAGGAGATCCTCTTGAGCAATTTAATGAATTAATAGAGTTTGTAGGATTACTTAAAAATATAACAAATGACATTTTAGTTTATACAGGAGATTATTTCAAAGACTTAGGAAAAGATATTCAAAAAGAAATTAAAAAAAATATTCCTGTTTTAATTGATGGACCTTATATAGATGAATTAAATTTTAAAGATGTAAAATTAAGAGGCTCAAAAAATCAAAATATTATATATTTTAACAAAAAACTAAGACATACATATAAACAATATATGAGTAAGGATAGAATGATACAAAATGTAATTATGAGAAGAAAATTAATATCTGTAGGTATACACAACAAATAA